The window TTCTGGTAGACATGCCATACACAATGGCGATGACTTGTGCCTGGCCAGACTACAGCTACAGCATTAATTATTGGCATAAATGGATCTGTCAATAATGTCTTTGGCTGCTTTCCACGCATCCCAATTTTAAAAGTCTCAAATAACCACTTGAAAGATTCCACTGATTCATCATACAGTAATGCAGCACCAAATATAGTTGTTTGCTTATGATGATTCATGCCAAGAAATGGTGCCAAAGGCCTACCATATCCATTTATTTTGTAAGTCATGTCCAAGCACACAACATCACCAAAGTATTTAAAGTCCATTATGGATTTTGAATCTGCCCAGAAAATGTTAGTCAATTTATCATCCTCATCGACCTGGATAGAATAGAAGAAAGCAGGGTCATCAAGTTGCATGCTCTGCAGATACTTTAATACAGATCCAGCATCACCCATCTGCATGGCTTTCATACGCTTTGATCGGAGATTATTCTTGTAATCTGCAGGAAGAAACCTAACATTTCTAGGACCACCAATCGGCTTTGGTGCAGTCTCACCGGTAGTTTTTGGAGTCGTTGCAGAATCATCAGACAAATCTGCTTCAGCAGCTTGAAGCTCAATAGTTATCCTTTGAGACCTCAACATGTGGGTTGTTGAAGGTGGTGCTGGCTGATGATTGTGCTCTCCAATAAACTCTGTCACTCGGTATTTACCACTTGGCGTAATTTTAATGGTCATTCGTGCAAGGCATCCTATTCTTGTTTCTGGCCTGGGTCTCTTTACTTCTTTTGCTCCCTTTTTGTCCTTGCGAAAACCTTGTCTTGAGCAAACAAAAGTTCTTGATCTAGTAACATTTTCAGATGATTTACCTGACGAACTTTTTCTCACACTAAAACCTACATGCCCTGCATACTTATTGTAGAACTCATATGCCTTCTCTTCGCTTTCAAATTCCATATCAATTTCTGGCACCAATTTTGCCATTGTGATCTCATATGCAGGGCTATTTGAGTCAATCATTCTCCTCAATTTCCCCTGTTTATACAAATTCTATAGTGGTTCATCAGCTTAAAGAAGAATTTGGTGAGACAAAAGCATAAAAAGAGCAACAGGTAAATTTACAAAATGGAACTGTCACTGAATGCTTGCAAGTTGCAACAATCTAATTCAACCGCTGAAGCACTTCATGAGTTTGGCTATGAATGAAAGATATATATGTAAAGAAGCTAAGTACAAGggccataacataagtagataagGATTCAGTGAAGTGTCATTGCTCTTAAATATGATGAAGTTGGCTTGGTGGAGAGAAGACATAAGTTAATCCAAGCAATTCCAGTGAAAGAAGAGTTACCTGGTGGTGACACTGTGGGTAATGTACCAAGGAGTTGCACAAAACAATAGAATATGAGAGATGAAATAGTTGAAATATCAATCTTTGAGAGAGGTCCAATTTCTTGAGGTCATGGACATTCCCAAAAACTACACATACAGATTTCAAAAGATAGAAGAACATTTTTCACTTTCAAGTAAAGACTAAATCACCACAGAAAGCCTTGTTAAAAAGAATAACCAGATGAAATAATATTTTGGTCAAGATAGAGACCATGATCTTAAATTACCAATGCTAAATGCCAAAAAGGAAATGGCAACACTCAAAGATAACTATCATCCCTTGCAAAAGAGTATTGGGGAAATCAAATATGAAAAAACAAGGAATTAGATTGCTTTTATTCAGCCTAAGTATATTTCTTGCCTCTTGGAGGTTCCAAAGATGAAacatataaatataaagaaactTGTTGGAGAAACAATGAAGTATAAGAGGCATTCAAGATGAAAACGGACTGCTTACCAAACCAAAAAAACAATCTTGAGgacatttaaatatatttaaaagctAAGAAAGCTCTAAAGATAACTAACAAGACATACTTTCACATTCCAGTTATGGCTTTTCCATATCTATTTATTCCTTTGagacttcaaaaaaaaatttccacCTAAACCACTACATATTTGTCTCCTTTTTCACCATGTTATTGCACTTAAAATTCTAAACTAAACCACAGATGAATTCACCAATTTGTAGTTGACCTTAGGAATTACCAAAACTCCTAAGTATGAAACTAGCTCAACTACTAAGAAGAAAAAGAGcacaaggaagaagaacaagaggaggaagaggaaatggGAAGGAAGTTGTTTAACTGACATATACATATTGCTTAGCATTTATTTTAGGATTATCTATTAGATAAAATCATGCACTATAATATAGAGTTGACTTTCCAACACTTTAAATCTACTTTATTTTATTTCATAATTCTCTCAAAATTTTGCTTAttattgttgattttcttcttttgCCTTTTCAATTGACTACATAATGTTCCAAACTCCATAGTTTACTATTCTGTTTTTCATAAATGCTGAATCTGAAATTCAGATTCTAGTATGGCCTACAATAGCATCGAAATTGTTTGACCCTTGATCTTAATCTTGTCTCTTTGCTCTTTCATATGCTATAATGGCCTGAATCTGCTGCAAAACTATTGGCTTTTCTTCACGAAGCCATGCATACTCTCCGGTCCATTTGAATAACATCAAAAGTAAAATGCAATTTGAGAAGCCGAGTTAGCAATCTGCTTATTCGAGCAAACTTCTGGTGCAGCTTTATCTACATCAAACCAGTTAGCTGGTCACAATTACTGCTCTAACTAAGCTTTCCTATGAATTATCTTTTGTTATCAAAATTTCAAATCTACTGATTATGAAAGTCTGAATGACCAATATTAAAACTGAGGTATCAATACTTTCTTTTGTTTATTGTATGTACTGTTTTGATTTCAACTAATTACCATAGTACAGAGTCAGATTCACTTAATACCACTCTAAGGCTCTTTAAGATGTTTTCCAATAGTTGTCTGCAAAATAAGCATTCTCTCCTTGGGGCACTTATATTTCCCATTAATAGTGTCAATTTTAAGACCTCATACTATTATTTTGCCTCTTTGGCACCTGAGTCCATTCTTCTCAGGTCTGTAACAGCTTTAGCAAGTCATTCTCTTTGGTCCTGCATTATGCATCTGAAGGTTTAGCCTCATTAGTAACTCAAATGAGGAATATTGGTTGAAAGACTTTAATTGTCAAGTTACATTTTGCATGCGCATATATTTATGCATCTTTGCGTTTCTACCTCATCAACAGCACCAACAGAAAAATAAAGTCCAGGAATTACATAAGAAACAGTttcattaaataataaaatgTGGATTATTGTCCAAGAACTTAAACAGCTACATGCAAAAGCAAGAAAGAGAAAATTAGAAGTACCAACCTTTGTCCAAGCAATCCCACATGCATTACAAAGAGTCCTTGGTCCCTCAGGCCCACGGCGCATATGTGGTGTTGCATTTGCACTGATGCCACACCGGATGCATCTGAACAAATTCAATAGAAGTTTAAGGAATCACACAAGACCTGGAATTAACTGCCATAGAAAATCCATGTCAAACATTGTCCACTTCTGCTCAATCATGTACCAATACAGATTCTAAACCCTTAAACTGTTCCTCCAAGTTCTACCATTGAAACAAGTTACAAGGCAGCAATTTTAAAGTGAACAGAGATCTCGGACTATAATAAATAAGTCTATCAGCTACAGTTAGAAACAGCAACTCCAGACAACAAAATGTTGCCAAATTCACATCACCAAAGTAACAGCACTTGCTTTATTATGTGGTTTTTATACTTCTTTTGTCCAGTAAAAGCTACTAGCATAGGCATCTAGGTGTCATGGAAAGCTTCTCTTGAACAAAGGAAAACTTTAATATTTATGTCAGGTTGCCACTTATACAATGCCCTAGAAATACAATGGACAATACCTTGTTTCACTAAACCAAATTCTTATAAATGAAAAGAGAAATTTATTTCCTCTCATGAACACAGTGTGGACACCAATGAAATATGGATACATCAAATTAATGAATAGATGTCAACTATGATATTTGTAGGATACTTCTTGGATATGTCTTCGATATTTCCTTGACGGATCCAGtttctttaaaaataattataaggaTAGTAGTTGTAGTATACTTAGGAAATACTTTGTGCATGCTTCTCCAAAGAATTTTGGGTTTTTAGGATATTTGACTTTCATATCAATAATGAAGTTAACATCATACAGTACCTCAGCAATCAAAAGTTAATGCTACATTCACTATACGGTTGTAGTATTAATTGCCAGAGAAAAAATtccttcatgatgaatatttcagGGATGCCAGCTAATTAATGCTAATTTTTTGTATCAATATTATGTAttccaaataataaaaaataatgttaaGCTTTATCAACTATAAttgtatatttatattattttctcaTTATAGTCTATTTGTATCCATGCCGGATTGTGTCCTATTTGTCAATATTTGATGTATGGGAGCATTTACATGACCAAAAACCGGTAACATATATCTGTAACCATGTTTCATAGATGAACATACTATTAACCACTTAATTGGTATAAATATATCAAGAACGATTGTTCAAGCGATTCACTTATGTTGTTTCTACTTAAATTAAGTTAGCAAGCAGCAACTAAATTAAAGTGAATGTCAATGCAAAGATCAAAAAGTAAAGAAAGAAACTAAATGTGTATTAATCAAATATAATCGACAAGCCATTCTTCAAACTTAATATCGACTGTCATCAACTGGGTCCATCTTCAACCatcaaaatatcaaaaagaaatctCAACTTTTTTTTCTCAACAATTCAACGAGAATCAGAACCCAATACTTCAAGATCAGATTTTTATGCACCTGGGAGGAACCTCTGACCGATCGTCGCCAGTATTGTCGTGGACCTCAAGGTCCTGATCCTGCTCGAACTGCATCTGGAGATTACCGTCTGCCCGGAGTGGTAGCGTTTCACCAGCTCACTCGGCGACCCATCATCAAGGACTCATGTCACTCCTCTCTCACGCCAACCATCTCGACCGAAGAAGTCGAAACAAAAAAAAGGAGGGACTTTAGCCTAAAACTTGTTGGGTCATATTCTCATAGATGGAATGGAGATCCCATGCTGTAATCGGGGCTTAGCACGATGCAAAGACGCCCAGATCCATCACAAATAGGGGTTAGGGTGCAGAAACCCCGATGAGgaggaggagtgaaatgggagggAGGCGGGCCGGGGGTAGATAAGATCACCTGAGAAGAGAAGCGTCGGGTAGCGAAACGCCAAAACCACAGCGATGAGACACCCAACGCCTGACACGGTGCGTTGTTGTGCGATTAATAGAGAGAATGGTTCCCTTCGGCGGGCGAAAGAAAGGCTTTCGgagggctagggttagggtttcgtcGCCTCCTTCCCGTCTGTTGGAATAAGGACTCCCCGATGGAGGAGATCACGGAGGGCGTGAACAATCCCCACGCCACCGCCGCCGATTCCCACAAGAAGAACCGGATCCAGGTGTCCAAGACGAAGAAGCCCCTCTTCTTCGACCTCAACCTCGCCAAGCAATTGCAACCGTTGTCACTATCGCGGAAATTCTGAAAAACAATGGCCTGGCTATCGAGAAGAAGATTGCATCATCCATCAACTGATGATGTCAAGCATGAATCCAGGGGTCGGTGCATCCAACATGCAAAGATTGAGATATTGTTGGGGAAGACAGAAACCTTGGACGAATTGATGGCTCCCGCGGCTGAGGAGAGTGGATGCGGGAGATGGTGAGGCGCAAAGCTGACAGTATTCCTCCAGCGGCCTTTGGTGGTATCATCGGTTTTGCTTGCTTTCCTGTTGGATAGATGGTCTTCGTTTTTACCTAAGCGACATCCTCCTATTCATCTTTCTTTTGTTTGGTGCACCCCTCTCTTTTTAGTTTTTGTCGAaggattttttaataattaaaaaaattcggaatcaaactatatatatatatatatattaataaattttattatgaacGATCTCTGTTCAATATTTTGAGGGTGACAaaaagtactattaagaaagcgaAGTTAAttctctaaaaaaataaaaaaatcaaaggtAAGGATAAGGGTAGTAAAATAAATGTTGTTAAGAAAGATTCGACAAAGAACAAAGGTTATTGCTTCCTCTATGATAAAGATGAGTACTAGAAGATGAACCGTAAAGATGAGTACTAGAAGAGGAACCGTAAAGAGTACCTTAGAGAACGAAACAAAAGTTTAGAGAAACTACGAGTAATCGGAAAGTGAAGTTAGCTACTGATGCTTCCTCCCTTTAGTGAATTACTTGGAACGACTCCTAAAATGCATTTGGGTGGCAGTCCCATATGCAGACTCCAACGCACGCAAAAAGCCCGGTAAGCTTTTCGAGGGGCCATTTACTCCTGAGAAGATCGACAAGTCGAGTGAGAAGGAGGAGGCTGCTAAGAGGGAATTGATCTTAAAAAACAGATCCAAAGGTAATTGATGATCTCAATGGTGTCTGTCATATAGGCAACTTTTGATTGTCTTAAAGAGGTCAATGAATCTTTCGAACAAGCACGTaccggaagaaaaagaaagatgatcGGAGGTGACGACGATGGAACTTTTTCTCGTGGCCATTAATTTCTAGAGATAACTTTCAGAGAGGACAAAAAGGAATGTGAACATCAGCTTCTTTGTATTATTTAAACCCTTGGCTTCCGAGCATGATACCCACTTCTATCTTCCGTACTATGGTGTTTGAGATCAGACTGCTGAGGTGATTAATATTAAATTCTCAGGTGGAAGGATGGAGTGATTTCTTAATGGTGTGTGATGAACGACAACCGCTCTGCGTCGAGGCGTTCACTGTTCGTTACTTCACGATGAAGGCAACCAATGGTCCGCTGGCCTGTCTATATAAGCAGGTGGCGTCGAAGTCCCCTTCCTTCTTgccgtcgagagagagagaggaaatggcAGCGAAGGTGGCAGTGAGCGATGTGGTGTCGCTGCTCTCAGGCGACAAGAGGGACTTCCTCCTCCGTAACAATGGCGACAAGGTGTCTTCCATCAATCGCTAATATTTGTTGAGCATCATGATTACCGTAGAAAGTCAAGATCTTGTGAGACTTGCTCACCAATCTATCGTTATAGAAGTAGTCTTCCATGCTCGTTGCCTAGAGTAAGTGAACCTTTGTCCCTTCCGGCAAGCCAACGATATGCTGTGTGTTCGTCACAAGAAAGCAGGGTGTCTTTTGATCTGTCAGAAAGAGCATAAAGCAATAGGATGAATCGAAGGCTTGGATTTGAATCTGAGGATCGAGAGGTTTAGATAGAAGAAAACGGAGGAGGATGAGATTAGGCGAACTGCTTATTGCTAAAAGTCCAATTTTTTGCCTAATTCAACTATGAAAAATGCACGGCGTTCTATAGATTCTCGCTGACAAGCAGAGATTTGTTCAGGTGGCGATCAGCAGTCTTGACGGGAAAGTGGTTGGTCTCTACTTCTCGGCCTCATGGTGCAGACCCCGCAGACGCTTCACTCCTCTGCTGATCGAAGTATACGATGAGCTCTCCTCGAAGGGCCAGTGCCAATTTGAGATTGTCATCGTGCCAGCTGATCACGACGAGGACTCCTT of the Musa acuminata AAA Group cultivar baxijiao chromosome BXJ3-2, Cavendish_Baxijiao_AAA, whole genome shotgun sequence genome contains:
- the LOC135631033 gene encoding protein FAR1-RELATED SEQUENCE 5-like isoform X2, yielding MQFEQDQDLEVHDNTGDDRSEVPPRCIRCGISANATPHMRRGPEGPRTLCNACGIAWTKGKLRRMIDSNSPAYEITMAKLVPEIDMEFESEEKAYEFYNKYAGHVGFSVRKSSSGKSSENVTRSRTFVCSRQGFRKDKKGAKEVKRPRPETRIGCLARMTIKITPSGKYRVTEFIGEHNHQPAPPSTTHMLRSQRITIELQAAEADLSDDSATTPKTTGETAPKPIGGPRNVRFLPADYKNNLRSKRMKAMQMGDAGSVLKYLQSMQLDDPAFFYSIQVDEDDKLTNIFWADSKSIMDFKYFGDVVCLDMTYKINGYGRPLAPFLGMNHHKQTTIFGAALLYDESVESFKWLFETFKIGMRGKQPKTLLTDPFMPIINAVAVVWPGTSHRHCVWHVYQNAVKHLNHVFQGSKTFSKDFCKCIYDYEEEEDFLLAWRAMLEKYDLRNNEWLLKLFEDRDKWALPYGRDIFCADMKSSLQTESLSGVLKKFLSPQLDLLSFFKHYERVLDEHRYAELQADFHASQSFPRIPPSKLLRQAANVYTPVIFEVFRKEFEMFMDCMLFSCGEVQTISEYKVVVTEKPREHYVRFDSRDCSAYCSCKKFEFTGIQCCHVLKVLDFRNIKELPLKYYLKRWKKDAKSGSEGGNRVIATDSDPKSPTSSSLSVPVPSYTQQQGFHGMSHFGQDSSVSDLHQDSFQANTQLNQVVAQTHGPWSLVTRANSS
- the LOC135631033 gene encoding protein FAR1-RELATED SEQUENCE 5-like isoform X3; the protein is MRRGPEGPRTLCNACGIAWTKNLYKQGKLRRMIDSNSPAYEITMAKLVPEIDMEFESEEKAYEFYNKYAGHVGFSVRKSSSGKSSENVTRSRTFVCSRQGFRKDKKGAKEVKRPRPETRIGCLARMTIKITPSGKYRVTEFIGEHNHQPAPPSTTHMLRSQRITIELQAAEADLSDDSATTPKTTGETAPKPIGGPRNVRFLPADYKNNLRSKRMKAMQMGDAGSVLKYLQSMQLDDPAFFYSIQVDEDDKLTNIFWADSKSIMDFKYFGDVVCLDMTYKINGYGRPLAPFLGMNHHKQTTIFGAALLYDESVESFKWLFETFKIGMRGKQPKTLLTDPFMPIINAVAVVWPGTSHRHCVWHVYQNAVKHLNHVFQGSKTFSKDFCKCIYDYEEEEDFLLAWRAMLEKYDLRNNEWLLKLFEDRDKWALPYGRDIFCADMKSSLQTESLSGVLKKFLSPQLDLLSFFKHYERVLDEHRYAELQADFHASQSFPRIPPSKLLRQAANVYTPVIFEVFRKEFEMFMDCMLFSCGEVQTISEYKVVVTEKPREHYVRFDSRDCSAYCSCKKFEFTGIQCCHVLKVLDFRNIKELPLKYYLKRWKKDAKSGSEGGNRVIATDSDPKSPTSSSLSVPVPSYTQQQGFHGMSHFGQDSSVSDLHQDSFQANTQLNQVVAQTHGPWSLVTRANSS
- the LOC135631033 gene encoding protein FAR1-RELATED SEQUENCE 5-like isoform X1, with amino-acid sequence MQFEQDQDLEVHDNTGDDRSEVPPRCIRCGISANATPHMRRGPEGPRTLCNACGIAWTKNLYKQGKLRRMIDSNSPAYEITMAKLVPEIDMEFESEEKAYEFYNKYAGHVGFSVRKSSSGKSSENVTRSRTFVCSRQGFRKDKKGAKEVKRPRPETRIGCLARMTIKITPSGKYRVTEFIGEHNHQPAPPSTTHMLRSQRITIELQAAEADLSDDSATTPKTTGETAPKPIGGPRNVRFLPADYKNNLRSKRMKAMQMGDAGSVLKYLQSMQLDDPAFFYSIQVDEDDKLTNIFWADSKSIMDFKYFGDVVCLDMTYKINGYGRPLAPFLGMNHHKQTTIFGAALLYDESVESFKWLFETFKIGMRGKQPKTLLTDPFMPIINAVAVVWPGTSHRHCVWHVYQNAVKHLNHVFQGSKTFSKDFCKCIYDYEEEEDFLLAWRAMLEKYDLRNNEWLLKLFEDRDKWALPYGRDIFCADMKSSLQTESLSGVLKKFLSPQLDLLSFFKHYERVLDEHRYAELQADFHASQSFPRIPPSKLLRQAANVYTPVIFEVFRKEFEMFMDCMLFSCGEVQTISEYKVVVTEKPREHYVRFDSRDCSAYCSCKKFEFTGIQCCHVLKVLDFRNIKELPLKYYLKRWKKDAKSGSEGGNRVIATDSDPKSPTSSSLSVPVPSYTQQQGFHGMSHFGQDSSVSDLHQDSFQANTQLNQVVAQTHGPWSLVTRANSS